The genomic region ATAGTATGGACACCTTGCTCCGAGTGCTTGAATTCCTGCCAGCAGTTCTCCCTCTAGATCCCCCTGCAGCATGCTCACTCCGAGTACTTACATTTCTTTAGGAAGAAAGGTTTCTTTCCCTGCTTGGCCAATTCCCTCTGCTGTCTTTTCAAAGACAGCTCCCTCTCTCTCAacttctgctgttttttctgtgcctgttcctgctgtgtctgtgcaaaAAGGATGGCCTGTGTCAGCACTGAGGCAGACCTCAGGTGACACATCctctctcccagtgccccccagagAGGAGATGCTCACTGAACTCACCATACggttcaggagctgctggagtttCTCCTTCTGTTCCACGTTCCGGCATTTCTTCAGCTGCTTCTGAACCATCTGAAGAAGAAGAGAGGAGAAAGCTGCATCACTGCCTGCCTGTCACCTCCCCTGTGAAAAGCTTTTGAAGAAGTAGCCCCTGCCAAGCAAGGTTCTTCCAGGCAAGGACAGGCACAGAGCAtcacctccttctcctgcttctTGATGCTGTCCAGGAAGCTGTATGTCTTCATAAATATTTCAGGCTTATACTCTCCAGACAGGTCATCAAATCGAGGGTCTCTCTGGACCTGTCAGCAGGGAAGGCAAGAGCTGTAGCCAGTGTTACCCTGTTAACAGCCTGCTTACTCTCCCTTTTTGTATCAgccatttttccccccagcaATGTTATGCTCCCACCACTGAAATATCTGCAGTTGGCAGAGATCGAGTATGATGGTCAAGGTGGCATCCCCAAGCTCATGCCTGCATCAAGTTTATCATGCAACAGGCATCTCCATGTGCCAGTCTGCCACCCAGGAATATCCAAGAATAACAGCAGGAGTGCTGCTGTCAAACACCTGCAACTCCCAGACCAAGAGCTGGATGAATATGTGTTGTCAAGGTGATGGATTTGGGAACTCATACCTATCTAGATTTTCACAGATTAACTGGGTCAGGTCATGCAAAAAGGGAGGGACAAAAAGAGGTCTCTAACTGTGGAAATTACCATATTCCAATGATCCAGCAATATCAATAAGTCAAAAGTTAGATTCAGATTGGAAAGTAGATGGACATCTGAACTTGTGGGATTAGAACTGAACAATAACCATGGTTTGCAGTGGAACTGTCATTGGTGGCTGTCCTTGCACCTTCTAGAAACATCTGGGTCACAAGCTCTCAAGTTaacctgcagctgctccaaccCACCCACTGTTCTCCCCAGGGAAACACTGTCACTGTCTGCACTCCCCAGTGGTCCAGCCCTGTCCTCCAGAAGTAGCCTGtgccatctgcagcagccccattcccaagtgtgtgccctgggctgaggAGGGGCAGCACCCACCTTCTTCCTAACAGGGACCACTTGTCGCAGGAAAGGTACAGGTTTCTTGGCTGACATCTCCAATGGcctgaaaacaagaaaaatggatTTAAGAGGAGCAAATGTCAGAATGAGGCCCAAGCTAATATGCTGGAAGGTCATCTGGACCCTCAGAAGAACATTACTGCACAAGAGATTCTCCCAGCTCAATCCTTACCATGATATAGAAAGCAAAGAGGTGGCTCAGTCAAAAGCCACAGAAGGCTACAACAACCAAATATATCAATATGTGGTTAAAACAACCCTACAAAGAACCTGGAACAGCTCCTCTGTATCAAGTGAAAACCCACCACCTGCATCAATAATGTGTTGTACTGATTATTCCTCTCATGAAGTCACAGAATGGCTGGGGGTGGAAGGAACCTTTCCTAAAGCAACGTCACCTAGAGCAGAttgcacaggattgcatccaggtgggttttaaatatctccagacaaggagactccacaacctcacCGAGCacttgttccagtgctcagtcaccctcAGAGTGAGGAAGtttttcctcatattcaggtgAAACTCCCTGTGTTTCAGTATTGTCCCTTGCCTGTCACTGGATGccactgaaaagagcctggCCCCATCCTCTTGACACCTGCCCTTTACATATTTCCAGTGATAAGGTCCCCTCTCAGtcatctcttctccaggctaaacagtcCCAGCTACTTCAACCTGTTGTCacaagagagatgctccagttccctaatttttttttttttgccctctAGTGGATTCAtcctctccaggagctcctcatctctcttgtcctgaggatcccagaactgggcacagcactccagactggcctcaccagtgcagagcagaggggcaggatcccctccctgacctgctggcactgcagttcctaatgcagcccaggatcCTGTTGGCTTTCTTGTcccccagggcactgctggtcCAAGGACAGcttgttgtccaccaggacccccaggttcttctctgcagagctgctgccctgtaGGTcaccccagcctgtgctggtgcctgggctTGTTCCCCCCCAGGTGCAGGGGCCTGCCCTTGCCATTGCTGAATTCCAGGAGGTTCTTTGtgcccagcctgtccaggtctcATGGAACGGCAGCACAGCCCTCTGTGGATCAGCTACTCCTCCCAACTTTATGCTGacagcaaacttgctgagggacAGCTGCTGAGAGCACCCACAGCCAGA from Agelaius phoeniceus isolate bAgePho1 chromosome 3, bAgePho1.hap1, whole genome shotgun sequence harbors:
- the RRP36 gene encoding ribosomal RNA processing protein 36 homolog isoform X2, which produces MDEGKKWQEGKLNGQQRQQRTDQSDMSFEELLRAQSDARTRVSRKVPGGKKTAKPAKATLKQQQGKKGPLEMSAKKPVPFLRQVVPVRKKVQRDPRFDDLSGEYKPEIFMKTYSFLDSIKKQEKEMVQKQLKKCRNVEQKEKLQQLLNRMTQQEQAQKKQQKLRERELSLKRQQRELAKQGKKPFFLKKSEKRKLELAEKYAELKRSGKLESFLNKKRKRNAIKDKRHLPSQKNL